AGACCGGGGGCAATTGTAACATCTCAAATCGCACCAATCAGAAACGACACAGAACCGTGAAACTCATTATTGTTGAGGTATGAAATTAATCAATTGATTGGTATGGATATTAAACTGTTTTaacaacagtatatatatattctttgtAGTTTAATTGTCGTCCTTGGCGTTTATGCAAAGTTAtaacacggctttgttgaatactcgtttctgattggtcaatcacagaaTTCTATATATTCTAcatatggtctgttatttctttatagagaggtgaagtcccgccccttccggtggaccaccatgggacattaatttggaaaaaatatgaacggtggtcaacagcgagagacaaatattgttttgatcCCGGTTGAATTGCGCCATGGATCACACATATGTCTGTCAACTTATAAACATAGTTTTGCAAATcaagaaagttgcagtttgttaTAAAACTTTTGAAGTATTAGACTTTGAAAATACGTTATTAGAAAGactacaaaattatgttttaaattgacaaacatctatgtgtgattcatggcgcaattgaAACGGGATAAAATGACAATCGCCCCTGCACGTGGGGTcagatgtattattttatatatcgTGTTTCAGTCAAAATTGTGACTCTAACATAGCttgtaaaaacatttgatgaCTGTTAACAAGTAGAACACAAATACAAGTTACCTATAAAACATTTATCCAAATAGTTCCAGAGGTTTATGAGTTATGACATCAAAACCAAAAACTGTTACAGTTGCTCCCGATTTCCCCTCAGAATCCCCAAAGACCCCAAAGACTCAGcaaaatataaattatgtaGATTGGCTCCAACCTGTTATTATCAGCTCATTGATGCATTTAGCAGTAGGACCACTTTAATGGTGTAGTTGGACAAGGTGAAGCTAATTTCAACTGCTTCATATACTGTTGAGTAGTTTAAACTGTatcaatgcatcatattttataaactgatcaaatgttttgtgcgtaaaatcaaaaaatacagctattaaatatatgttgtggtgtaaaaaaaaaaaaagtgcaatatttctcTTGGAAATGAATTGTAGCAGAAGTATgaatgaatataataatataataatgaatatgAGTGAATATAGGGTTAGTTACTTTTTGTTCAAATAATCAGCATAGACTTTTCCTTCcaaatattatcattatcatttagCACCATGGTGTTACATCATCTTGTCTCCATTAAAAGCAACAATAATTAACATGGCATTATTTGGCCTATTGTAAAGGAGTAAAATGAGCTAGTTAACAGAGTCAGGAACGCTGCAGTTTGGTTCCTCGTCCACTCCTTTAACTTCAAGCAGTTAACATAATTTCCATTGTGGCTTATCACCTTCCTCTGCTTCATTTGAATACAGTCCTCCAGGCTACACCTGAATGTAGAGAAGCTGGGCCTGGTTTCATTTAAACTTAGTCACATTGTTTACTTTTTACCAGACAAACTGAACTTTTTTTGCACTGCACAGTTGTTTTCCCACAATCCAACTACTGCAAACTGAGCAAATataccaaacaaacaaagaaagaacattttgtaacatCATAAACTTTTTTTGAGTAATCACCAACACACCACTTACCCACTTACGTATGTGTGATCTGAAGTTATTCCACCATGTCTGTTTGACCTGAGGGCCCAGACACAACTGTTGTCAGTTGGGATTATTTGACCTTTCCTGCTGTGATAGATAGTGGCGTAGAGACAAGGTGGCGTCATGGCAGATATACTGACTGACCATTCAGTTAAATCATGCTTCACAGCATGTGGTAATAAGAAATACCCCAGTTTCTAAACTCTTTTCCAGATCGGTAGCTTATGTTTTCTATatctttattctgaaaatatcaactgcttaaaaaaaaactgacaataaacatTAGATTAAATGGGATTCTTAAAAGAAAACTTAAAGAATGGACACTTGTTTtgaaattaaagtaaaagtaagtgGTTTAAACACATTAGAAACGTCTATATCAGGCTTATATTTCTGCTCTCTGTATCTACAATCATTTATCATAACAGTTCTTACATGTATCAGAAATGCATTTAAATATTCTAAACAACAAAGGTTTTAATGCTAATGGTGCTAGTGCTAGTGTCCTTCCCTATGCGTGTTTACATCACCTTTATAATGATTTCTCAATTTGAGAAGATCGTAACTAAACTAAAAAGACGTTTCTAAAATGTCTtcttaaattaattcagaacTTTTTCTTACCAAAATGAATTTGACGTTAGGCATTAGAAGCCACAATGACAAAACATTGACCACAATGATTATTCTTAGATCAAAATCTAAGAAAACCTGACAATTAACATTAGATTAAATGGGTTTCTTGAAAGTAAAGTTCTCTAAACTCCTAACTTAAAGAATAGACACTTGTTTTGAAATCGAGGTAGGCCTAAAAGTAGCTGTTTAAACATTTTAGAAACATAGCTATCAGGCTTATAGTGCTCTCTGTATCTACCATTTCtcatttttgttcttttaataATCTGCTATCATAGATTAACTAACAGTATATGTTTTCTTCTTGAATGTTTCAGAAATGCATTTAAATAGGCTATTCTAAACCACAACAGTTTTAATGCTAATACTGCTAGTGTTCTTCCTATGCGTGTTTACATCACCATCATAATGATTTCTACGTGTGAGAAGTTtgtaactaaactaaaaaaaacaatcctaAAATGTCCtcttaaattaattcagaacTATTTCATACCAAAACCATGACGTTTAGGAaccacaattaattaattagttaattaattaattagggaaaaatgttaattaattcatatttttgttcGTTCAGTTTATACCAAATTAGAGAGTAATTTATTAGGCTACTAAATAATTCATATGCTTTCCTTTTTAATGCTACAACATTAATTTAAAAGTAGCATGTTAGCTTTAAAGAAAACCTGTAATAGCAAATTGAcctttttcaaaacaaaaggaaaatatgaaggtaataataaaaacaaactttatggTAGCCTGCAGTTAAAAATAGGACATTACCCAGGAGTATTTTAAGAATGAAATAAAAGATAACCTATAATTCAGCTATTAGCAACATTAACACTGATGTGAGAAGATCACaaacatgcaacaacaacaataggCTACAGGTGTGACGCTCCCAGCCCTTAGAGCCAAACCCTTTTAGCTTTTGGTGTCCTTGaacagcttgtgtgtgtgtgtgtgtgtgtgtgtgtaagactGGTCCTGCCAGGTTCACAGTTTCCTCCACAGGTACACTGTATCTAATCAACCAAACCTCGCTGATGCTGGCTCTGTGGAAACATTATCTATTACTTTGAGTTTGTTCAGTTTCTGGTTCCACTGGCCCCTGAGGTTCACACTGTTTATTCAGTCACAGCCGCTGATAAATTCTGAGCTGAATACACTTCAGTAATGAGGCAAGCAAACAAGGCCTCCACAAGCATGCTCTGTTTGAGCAAAACAAACTGTCTAAACAACATAAACTCCTTGTATTCAACCTGGAATTTGTTGaacacaacaaataaaagataaaaaatgggaTTTCAGACACAGATgacaatttattaaattaaatttattggAATTGACAATATTTATGTTTCTATTTTACAGCTCAGATCCGAGGACAAAATCATGAAAAGCAGCTTCCCAAAGAGGTTTGCACAGCACTGTTTATGCAACACGCCATAGCCAGTGCTCTTGTCATAACCAACAACTGTGAAAGCTGAATGCACTGTCACACAGTCTTGCGTGGCCGTGATGTCATGAACGGCAGGTGCTTTGAATCCAtttggagcagagagagagagaaaaaaaagccattaaaaTCCTTGACTCATCataaaagaggagggaggaggtggggaGATGAGttggaggtgaagaggacgagCTGGACGATTAGTAAGTTTTTCCATTAGGCCAAGGCTGGCTGcttgaaagaaaaacaagtgtGGATGTCACATTAGGCCATGGTGACAGTGAGGTGGCCTTTGGCTGACGGCAGACGACGTCATAGAAAAGGCTGCGTTTGACCATAAAAATGAGCACCTACAactcaatatgtgtgtttaaatAACCCTTTTATCTCACAGCTCAAGGTCTGACTCCGTGATATGGGTGAGGAACAGGCAGGTTTGGGACAGAAAGAAGCGCCGGGACAGAGCAGGGCTGGTCTGTGTCGGCAGGGACGGGGCGTGTTGCGGAAAATGGCAGTTCTTCTCCAAAGCTGAGAAGTCGTCTTCCCACTCCAAGCCTGCAggcaaaaacacacagttagTGACAACGAAGTGACAACAGCCTGCAGCATCTGGGATTAGTAGGATTTACAACATGTGTTAACCATTGTCCCGCCCTGATGTCGTTACATTGTCAGAGGCCTTTCAGTCTGATGTAGTTACATAATCAAACAAAATACCTTATGACATTGTAAGCCAAGTTTCAGTGTCAAAATATTACCTTATTTATCAGTAAATGTcaaaatgattgttttttttgttaaatatatttcaattttttttttctgggtatTCATGCTACaccagcaaaaaaataaaaaacactatCATCATTTTTGAACAAATTCAATCCTTCAATCAGAACTGTCTTTTTTTCCTTAATAATACCTCCTTATATTTTGAGTAATCCCTCCTGACATCTTGTTCCAACATCCTGTTTCAGCCAGAAATATATTATATCAAAATATTGAAGGCGGATGCTCATTTCAGTGCAAAACATTTACACAAACTGAAACCAGTGACTTCTTGGGAGGGAAGGAAAATGCCATACCATATTCAAAAAGTtgcaataccacactgtaaaaaatacctCATTATGAGGAAAAtccctgcattgaaaatgttgatTTGAAAACACCGTGAacaatttttttgtaaaatgtatttaaagtaccaaaagtaacaGAACCGTGTGCAAGTGCAGAAAAATGCTCCCTTTGAGTGTTAATGAATTAATGTCTAAGCAGCactttactgttgtagctggttgaAGTGGAGCTAATCGAAAGTTATATGATGTTGggttatttaacatttaacaatgcctcatatatatatacagtatatatatatataaataatttacattttgtataaaaaatcttaatttctAAAGTAAATGGTCACTAATAGCTGTCAAATGAATATAGTAAAAAGtcaaatatttccctctgactTGTAATGACTATAAAGTGATATGGGATGAAATACTCAAATAATTCTAAtactcaaaattgtacttaagtacttaaaggtgctaaatgtgagattgggattATTTCTGTTGCCTCCGCGCAGCTCTCAACATGACGATGGCTGAACCGGCGGGcccgcagctaacggtgctaacaatgctaacagtgaaaacaacggcaacagtccTGATAGAGCTAATAGTGTTAACCTGAGAGGGGACCAGAAGGTTCTGCGCTATTCTTCCGCAACGACGCCTTCGGTTGCGACGTCGTTATCAGCtttaaccgccatatgagagcagtgtagAGCAGTGGAcctgagctagccagtggggctcCGAACACGCACAAAAGGCACAAGCAGccagcccggcgatgtcaacaaagcaagaaACTTGGATTAAAACATacaaagagggagagtgacttcattctctgctcaggtagacattactcctctatatctttacatagcaaatagtcgATTGCTGTTGTATTAATGCTCAGGACATCATataaagcacctttaagtaaatgtacttagttactttccactacGGCAAAAGGCTCAGCAGTAATATTAAGTGTACACAGTATGTAGTTAATgggataaaacatgcaaaatcacTGGCATCGTCCTTTAAAATAGTACCACTGTCTTCTAATGTGACATCTGGGGGAGATGTGCAGGCCTCAGAGTGCAGCTCCACGGTGGGACTCTCCTAAGAACAGTAACAGTGCATAGTCAGTggaaattaaaaaggaaaacaagtgTCATATAGCCTTGGTTTGGATTAATAGAGTGGTCAGTAAGTATTTAACCTTCCAGTGCAAAACAAAGCTCAATCCCACCAAGCTACAGTGTAACAGACAGTACCTGATCAAACAGGTACACCATGACATCATCATCGAAGGACACACTCTTCCTCCTTTTCACATTCGCGTCCCTCCCAGACAAAACTCCTGGAGCGTCGTAGATTTGACAGGATTTCAGAAGACTTTTAGGGTTGTTAAAATTGTCTCTAACCAGTTCATGTTGATTCCCGTTACAGTTGATGTCGTCGGGAACGTGGGCAGTGGAGTTTTTCAAATCACTTAACATGTCGATATCACTGCTGTGCCAACCGGTATCCTCTCCTATAGACGTCCTACAATCCTCAGTGTAGCAAATGTCACCAAAACGTAGTAGTGGTATGTCCTCATCACAGAATATGATAAACCTATTGTGCTGACCCACAGTGTACTGCTTGGTCACAATGTTTAAATAGTTTTTGATCAAACTGAAAATGTCCTGCATGTTTAAAACAAGTCTTGTCCATGGGGCGAAAGAAGCTAAAGAAGTGAGTGCTGATGAGTGATGTGCGGGCTCCTCCGGAAGACAACGACGTCGAGGGGAGGTAGAGAAGAGTGGTGGCCGCGTTACCAAGCTTGATCCGCAGTCACTGCTCCTCCATAACTGAGGGGCTGAACTTCCTCTTTGATGAAGGATGCAGGTGAtcgcctgcagctcttcatcagTCTGCATTATCTGACCTGAAGGTATCAGCAGCTGGAGGTCTTCATCCCTGTATGAATGATGCACAATGACTCATTGAGACTTAAACTGGTTCTGTTCGTCATCTTGTAACGAACATATAACTTGAAGTGGCTACAATTGATATTTTTCTAACACTGTAttaaatgacaatgtgaaaacaacgtgacaatgtgaaagggcattctgcagctcccctcagcTTTACTGAGCCTCATAGtttcattgtttagctgtatggtctgctttactgttttggttaactccaagcccccaggaagagcgccaggctttgatgcaaattttcgtagtgaccaaacggtggtactacaactttcgtgtccgtcatgtgatgccaaagggccccaaaaatactttttcccatagactcaCATTGGGAAAGaaatgtctgtaaatcagcggataatttttttttgaggaaaatcaacttcccagtacgaacacttgaatagcccttatttaaatcattaggtcctaaaggttgtaaaatgcactaatagctgaatccagagttatttcccttcctccgttcatgtgaatgagactcaGACTGAGACTGAAgcaagggctgggaggcggagttaaaggaaacgctactgcgcctgctctgtGGGCCCAATGGATTTgaaagatcgccggatgatctggatactttatcactcggcattTAGatttcatgcgccactgagcaactctcataggaatgaacagggccccgcctccaatgctgtatccagttctctttatacatccatggttaactctcactgctctcatagcAACGTTTTTTGGGCTGGAGCAAGCAGCTCTTTTCAATGAAAAAagcggtaacacttcattttacaggtccacaaatatCATGGTAATTGGGTGATAATTATCTAGTAagctattttaaatttctttggaatttatttaataattatattctgctattttccaatagctggtaatttatttaatacatacCAGGAatagaatacaaagttaattgatatgctttatttccatgtctgctgataaatagataataattagcaaataacttatttgaaatatgcctgatcagaagtgttttctattagttttggtttggTTGGTCTCAAGCCTAAGAACCCTATTTCAacaattatatgctattttagcatataattattaaataatgtttataataaaaagtcattttctataaatttttaggtaaatattggggttaTATGGCAGTAATCCCAAAGAAATTTCAagtaggttacttgctaattatcacttaattatcatgaaatttgcggacctgtaaaattaagttttaccaaaaaagctctaaaaacaccACCAAATATTATCACCAAAACAGCAGACGGACACAGTtatctggtgaacatagtggatcATTTATCAGCTAAAGATCCAGATATTTCCcgcaggagttggtggagaccaaaaacagagctaaaagagagagaataatgGACTTACATTTGCCATGTGGCCATTTAACATTAGCTATACTGTTTGGTCATTCAGACCTTTTCTGAGTCCGACACTTACACCGGCTATGTTAGCTGTACGCGACTAATATTTTTGCTTGGTTGTGACAGTTATATCTGAGGAGTGGTTATCTACCGATACAATATTGACATAAACTACCAGTTGTAAATGGTACCCGCAGAAATGGTAATTGCCACCGGATGACAGGCTGTTTGCATCAGTATTAGTGAGAGTCAACAGTGTTGGAGGCATATATCTTCATCTTTTTAAGGATTATGCCCAACACTGACAGTAAATTacatgtttaaagggactgtttagtGCCTGGCCAAAGGTTACTTGGTTGTGGATGGTGTACATTGGCTGGCAATTCGACATAACAAGATAATATGTGGGCTTTGTCTAAAAATAATCTCCTCTTACAGACAAATATAATTCCATTGCAatgtcttctttctctcttttattaATCCACTGGACATTTTAAGAGGTCAGACAGCCCTTGAGCGTCTGTTAACAACAGGATGTACTAAAACTGATTCGTCAGCCGTTCTCCACTGGATGAAAcagtgcgcacacacacacacgcacacacactcacacacacacatacattatttGGCCACTCACTCCTGAGCCTGAATAAATATCAGGGCCCATCCATCCGCGGAGACAAAGACGCAATAGGAAACTTTCACCGTTCTGCGGTAACCAAGCAACCGCTGGATGAGTGACTCaggaaaggaagagaggagCTGACTCACAGCAGCTATGACGTAAAGGATGtaaaaggacacacacacacacacacacacatatgtatgcAGTAGGCCGTGAAGCCTGTAATCGGCCCTGTTTCGGGTAAA
The genomic region above belongs to Sebastes fasciatus isolate fSebFas1 chromosome 20, fSebFas1.pri, whole genome shotgun sequence and contains:
- the LOC141758629 gene encoding uncharacterized protein LOC141758629, which codes for MSGARRMQEFKYFRDGATLVISLDGLNWLSKRRCSDKGIKKRDEDLQLLIPSGQIMQTDEELQAITCILHQRGSSAPQLWRSSDCGSSLVTRPPLFSTSPRRRCLPEEPAHHSSALTSLASFAPWTRLVLNMQDIFSLIKNYLNIVTKQYTVGQHNRFIIFCDEDIPLLRFGDICYTEDCRTSIGEDTGWHSSDIDMLSDLKNSTAHVPDDINCNGNQHELVRDNFNNPKSLLKSCQIYDAPGVLSGRDANVKRRKSVSFDDDVMVYLFDQESPTVELHSEACTSPPDVTLEDSGLEWEDDFSALEKNCHFPQHAPSLPTQTSPALSRRFFLSQTCLFLTHITESDLEL